Part of the Coregonus clupeaformis isolate EN_2021a chromosome 8, ASM2061545v1, whole genome shotgun sequence genome, caaggGGAGCTGAgtgcgtcagcctggtccagcccgttcctgctactcgcaccaagccaggggtgcgagtcgtcagcctggtccagctcgtccctgctactcgcaccaagccaagggtgcgagccgtcagcctgatccagcccattcctgctactcgcaccaagccagggatgcgagtcgtcagcctggtgaggcccgttccggcttcacgcaccaagcctagggtgcgtatcgtcagccaggtccggtccgttcctgcctcacgcgccaagccaggggtgcgcgtcgtcagtccagatcctaccagctgggtcagatcggaccgggggcgctacgggggattgaagaggggtggtggtcaagcccggagccggagccgcctccgaggagcaacacccacccagccctcccctattgtggggttgtgaggcgcggtcgcagtccgcgcctttaggggggtactgtcacactctggctcggGACTTGtaattgagccagggtgtattcgttttgttgggttttgttttGGTTATGTTGGTATAGGGTATGTTATTTTGGGTGTGTTTGGTTGGTTAGTTCTTGTGTAggcatgtgactcccaatcggaggtaacgagtgtcagctgtcggctcgttatctctgattgggagccatatttaatctgtcagTGTTCACTTTAggattgtgggtttttgttccgtgttcagtcattgtcgctgtggacttcactatcgtcgtttgttttgtggttttcgttgttgctttaatttaataaagtcaacatgttcgctcaacacgctgcgccttggtccgcttccttagacgatcgtgacagacataattttctggaattttccaagctgtttaaaggcacagtcaacttagtgtatgtacacttctgacccactggaattgtgatacagtgaattataagtgaaaaaatctgtctgtaaacaattgttggaaaaattacttgtgtcatgcacaaagtaaatgtcctaaccgacttgccaaaactatagtttgttaacaagaaatgtgtggagtggttgaaaaacttccgacttcaactgtacattaatAGTTTAGTATTTTTGATTACATAAATGAGTAGTTtagtattttttaaaaatatatgatTTTGTGTTCATGTGCCTATTTCTTTTATCAGGGCTACCAACGAGGATGGAATGGTGGGTTATTTAGGCCCAGAGATTCTGACTGATGGAATGTATGACACCAAAAGGTAGAAAATATTGAAGATGCATATTTAAATATATATTCCTGAAAAAACTGTAAAGATATTGATGAAATAGTTTGTAATTTCCCAAAACGTTCAAGGTATAGTGAGATGAGAATGAAATCACAAAAGCTAACAAAACAGTTTAGGCTGGATAGTCCCTTATTTACTGTAACTTGAACCCTCTGTCACAAGGCCTATGATGTGGTATCATAAAATGACATAAAATATGTCTAAGTCATGTCACAAGCTATATGTTAGGTAAGCCAGGCCAGTAAGATGACCTAGACAATAATGAAAATGTAAAGTAAGTTGACAATTGCAGAGATCCACTGTCATGgctgataccacacacacacgcacgcacacacacacacacacacacgcacagacacacactgttacCATAGGATATGTTTATGACAtatttatgaaggctttatgacaGGGTTATAAGTGCGAAAATATAAGTGGGTGGGTTATGCAGTGTAAAATAATGATAATTACATGAGAATTAATGTGTTTATTTTCCATCCTTTGCAGTGATATTTGGTCCTTGGGATGTGTGCTGTATGAATTGTGTATGCTTCAGTGCGCAGTAAGTAATCCTGCATTCAAATGCTCGTCATAATTTCACATTTTCCAGTTGGTGAAGTTGTTTACGACATGAGTGCATTCAAATAGTTTCATAAAGTAGGAATAATTCTTCAACCAATGAGATAATAGTATCTACCCAGCTAGCTTAAGATAGCTAACATTGACAAAGTTAAACATGTATTTTATAAAAATTATTAAGATTGTAAGATTGCTCTGTTTTATCACTTTTCAGCTGAAAAGTTAAAAGATCAGATACCAAAACTTGTAAACTCGGGTTGCCAAATTGTGATTTGAAGGGTCGATCAACATCCAATAATTCCAACACCACTTAAAAGCATTCTATTTTGCCTGTCCACTAACTAGCTAAAGACGGATATTGTGTGATCATAGACAGTTGTTTCTTCACAGTTCACTGCAGAGAGCACAATCAAGCTCATCCCCCAAATATTGGGAGGTCCTTACCCATCTCTCCCAGAGAGCTTCTCATCTGAGCTATGCGATCTCCTGTATGACATCTTCCAACAAGACCCAAGCATTAGGCCTTCAGCTGGTGAAATCTTGGCGAAACCATTCATTATCAGTTTCCTCACAAAAAAGGTTTGCTATgcaatatcaatcaatcaattgttCAATATGTCTGGGCATCCATCCAACCATCTACATTTCCATTCATTCAGTAATCTAAATGTATTTCTGCATTTCTATAGAGTGAGAAAACTGTGGAGGAACTCCAGACCACCTTGAACAAGTTGAGAACTCTGGCAGACGGCTTGGAGAGTATTCACACAGGCACCACCATAGGTAGTCTGACGGGAGGTGTTATTGGGGCAGCTGGAGGAATTACATCTATAGTGGGGCTCATCCTGGCTCCCTTCACTCTTGGCACCTCCCTGATCGTCACTGGGGTGGGTATTGGGGTGGCTGTCGCTGGTGGAGCCACAGCCGGAGTATCCAACATTACCAACATGGTCAATCAGTCCACCAACCACCTAGCCATGAAGAACAGCATCAAGGAGTTCCAGGAGAAGATGAACTCTGTGGTGACATCTTTACAAGACATCGCTGAGGGTTTGGAGACACTCACGCAAAGTAGCTCTTCTCAGATAGAAAGTGCCTGTTTTAGTGCAAAGACCGCTGCTAATGCTGGTGTGTGGGTTGGGAAAGGCCTTGCGGGCACCACAGAGCTCTTCAGACTACTCCaggtggccaacattggcaagGTGGTATCCCAAACTGCCAGGGCAGTGCGTGTGGCAGAGGTGGCGACAGGAATATTTTCAGCTTTTTTTGTAGCAGTTGATATCTTCTTTATCGCCATGGATGCCAAAGAGATCCACAACATCCGACAGGCAAAGGCGAATGAACAGTCTGGTGATACCAGTAAGTTAGAAATGATGGACACAGACTCCACCACTGAGTTGAACCCTGGATGTGAAAAACCTGAGGTCAAGTCAGAGACCATGAAGTTCATTCAGACGATCAGACAGACAACTGAACAGCTACAGGAGAGCCTGGACGAACTGAGTGACGTCATCTCATTCATTCCTAAGATATAGGACTGTTGCTTAGACAACTGAACTACTTAGTGATTGTAAGAGATGCATAAACAACAGATCCAATCATACTTTAATATGCAACTTCTCTGCAATAGACAGGTATGGACAGATTGCCTTTTTGATACCCAGAATCTCACTTTCATCCTTAAGACATTGCTTGTACAACTCAGTTATGATAACTAGGTGGTACAGATCAAAATCTATATCACAGACACCTCTACTTCTGAAATGTTTCATTTTATATCATAACTGACAGGATGATTttatctgtattttattttcatgaaacAAATTGTATTCAAATAGTAATcaactgcaaaattatcagtttcacTCTATTAATACATGAAGGTGCATGTTGATTGTGTAGAATTATA contains:
- the LOC121572749 gene encoding serine/threonine-protein kinase Nek5-like: MGKTQSVLEKKGYTTQKEVEHGVIATDKDGDQFVIKEINLNETSDLNSSAGEIVSEVETLKVISHPHIVSYKNSFLEDKCYYIVTDHCAKGNLSQKIQEQTTNPTEEYSEKIMDWFVKICMALKHLHDQGILHRNLRPQSILLTEFETLRLGAFGSVNEKATNEDGMVGYLGPEILTDGMYDTKSDIWSLGCVLYELCMLQCAFTAESTIKLIPQILGGPYPSLPESFSSELCDLLYDIFQQDPSIRPSAGEILAKPFIISFLTKKSEKTVEELQTTLNKLRTLADGLESIHTGTTIGSLTGGVIGAAGGITSIVGLILAPFTLGTSLIVTGVGIGVAVAGGATAGVSNITNMVNQSTNHLAMKNSIKEFQEKMNSVVTSLQDIAEGLETLTQSSSSQIESACFSAKTAANAGVWVGKGLAGTTELFRLLQVANIGKVVSQTARAVRVAEVATGIFSAFFVAVDIFFIAMDAKEIHNIRQAKANEQSGDTSKLEMMDTDSTTELNPGCEKPEVKSETMKFIQTIRQTTEQLQESLDELSDVISFIPKI